GGATTTAGAGTTTGTTACCAGTCACAGCATAAATACGCACAAATTGGATATTTGTGTGACAAAATATCCATATTTGCTGATGTTACATTACCTAAGCTCAATTATTGATTCcaagtagagttattacaaaaatatttcaccTTGTAGAGCTCACAGACCAAATTAAACAGCGAGGACATCGCCCTGGCTTCATTCTCCTCAGTGTGCTCCTGTAACAATTAAAGGCAACATATGAAACCAATTCTAGATCTTCAACAACTACACAGCAACAGTCAAGAGTCTGGGCACAGTAACTGTCCAGACCTTTGACCGTCCACATTTTCACTCTTTTTACCCCGTCAAATGTGACCCAAGGGACATGTGTGTGGGCCGGGTTCAGAGCTCTGGTCATGACAGCGTAGTCGTGCATCAGCTCATAACCCAGACGTCCGGTCACACATTCGTCAACGGCGGCCCAGGACACAGAGGGAGCGTACAGCTGGAGACACTACGACAGATGGAGAGCGACAATTGAAGTTAGCATACATTGAAATTCAAGAAGTTAAAAAGATACTCACCGGCTCTGCAGCGTTGAGGACATTGGTGGCTGACTCCATGCAGTAGATTACTTGAAATGCCAGGGAGGTTCCTGTCAAATGGATGATGCAGGCCTGGAGGAGAGAGAAGATGGGAGGTTTCTACACTGGTGTTACAACAGCAAGGCGTGGGTAATAGTCTTTCATACCTCAATCATGTTTCCTCTGCATTCAGGTTCTCCATGTTGACAGCTGAAAGGACCATTGGCAGACAAAATTTCCTATTGAAGAAGAATGAGTTAGTGGTATGGTTAAGATTCTGCCTCGAAAGCAGAGAGCCTGCCTGGTCTTTGAGgacatgcatgttttagacgCGTCCCTACACCATGACAAAAAAGTCCTGTCTTCAGAGCCTTTAGTCTAGTCTGCCAGACCTGCTACAGAAAGCAGTTCAGGCTTTTCAAAGGATGATCAGTGTACCTTGGCATTACCGTAAGGAACCAGCGTTAGAGACAGGATATCCTGCAGCATTGTCCAGGTGGGGAAGAGCTGCTGGGTGATGAAGTATCTGCAATCTGGACACAGGCTCTCATAGTACAGAGTCAGGGCTACACGGGGAACAGTCTGGTTTGGCTTGATGGCACTGAGCTCCATGCATTGCTTCTGGACCTACAACAAAAAAGGCAAAGCAGTACCATGAATTcgagtttgcaaaaaaaaaaaaaaaaaaaaaaaaaaaaaaaaaaaccacacacaccCGACAAGCTCAGAAATACCAGGGAAGGTTTCATTAACAGTGCCATTTGCTCCCATCTTCAAACTAAAGAAGTTTGGGTTGACCCAGAGCTGCACTGCCTGGTCACATGAAGAGCCACTGGTGCCCAATTTCTGAAGCATGACTTTCATTTGAGTTTAGACCACAGGACACTTCACTCACTGTAAGCAATGGTCAGTGCCTCTGGGTGGAGGAGAAACGAGTTTTAGAAGCATAAACAAATAttgcaagaagaaaacaaaacaagtattGACATCTTCAGAAAACTACTTTTTCCACAGGATTATTGTTAAAGCAAATACagaaacttcagaaaaaagtagTTTTAGACATTAAAAAGTTAAGTCTTTGCATTTTTTGTACAGTCATTTGTGCTCatctgaatgttttattttgaaacatctGAGCTGAGATCTTACTACACGGTTACATGAATAGAAACACTTCCAACCCCCTCAGCAGACTCTCACACCCACCTTGCATTCTACGGCAATCTGCAGAGACCGACACCACTGGGATGGAGGGTAACGGCAGGCTGGCTTGGGATGAGAGATCCCAAAACCTTTATGGTCAGTAACGATGAGGAAACCCACAGCAAGCAGACACAGAACCTTCATTGTGATTCTTAGCAGGAAACAAATCCACACAGCTCTGAAACAGGCAGccagagaagactgagggagctCCTCCTCTTGAGAGCTACTTAAagtcatcaccatcatcatcatcatcatcatcatcagctgaTCAACCCCAGGTGTTCCACATCCAACACTCTCCCAGGTTTAATGATAAGATGACAGGAGTAGTAAGTTTGGAAAATACTTGATGTTGAACAAAGGTTCTTAAATGATGTGGAGTATTCAGAACGTCACCAATTGAAGCTTTACAAGTTGAAATGTGAGAAATGCCTCTGTGAATTAGaagattaaaacaaatgttagtATACTGGGTTAATGTTAAAGGTCATGAGCCGTCACATCCGGTCAAAAACAATCCTATAGGAGTGTTGGGAACacagtaaaacaaatatatttagcTTTGGGTGGATTGGTAATGCAAAAGCTCAAAATGCAGAGCTGCATAAAATAGATTGATGTCCAACTGTACCTCATTCAGATATTCCAGTCGGCTATTTTTTACTCCACTTGTAAACTTAAATTTGCATAAATTAatcaagaataaagaaaaaggagCTCGACAACGGTTTTTGGATAAACTTCTATTATTTACTGATGAATCAAAAGATCCAGAATCAGGACGTACTGGGGCAGCAGTGTATATTCTGCATCTAAACATAGCAATCAAGAAGAGATCCAAAGGCAATTTATCAGTACACAGTAGGGTTAATAGCAATATTGTTAATTTTCAACTGAATTGAAAATCAAAATTATGTAGTTACGCCTGATAGCATGGCAGCTTTTTTATGTATTGCATCAAAtacttaaaaaaggaaagatattattaattgtatttatcatattttatatgaactttatttaaaaaatataacagtAGAATTGGTTTGGATTCCGGCACATATTGGAGTGGAGAGTAACGAAAACACTGACATTCTGCCTAAACAGCCGTTAACATCGAAAGATGTTGATATTTAAATTCTATTAAGCAAGGGTGgatttaaaattataaataattaagTTAGGAAAATATGGCAGGAAAACTGGGACCAAGGTGAATCAGGATAACATCTAtgtaaaattcagaaaaatctGGGTGAAGGCAGGAAGAAACGGGAGAATTGAATCAATAATTTGATTGAATAGGTCATAGAGGTTTGAATAATTCACTTAAGGTAATTGGTAAACATGTAACAGGTTTGTGTGAACATTGCAACCTGCCTGAAACCGTACAACGTGTTTATGGAGTGTCTTGCATATGAAACTGAAAGGAAAAGGTTTCGAGAAGCGAtgcataaaatgaaaatcagatatacatttgaaaatattttcagtGTAAGTCAAATAAAAGCTCAGATTCTTTTGGTTTTGAAAAATACTAACTTATTGGAgagaatttagttttttatttgttctgttctgttttttgtttgtctgttttactGTGGATCCCCTGtccacactccagtccagttggtggcgATAATGCACCTCAATAGTTGAtctgccaaccgccataaaacaccacagaagaagaagaagaacaagaacaagaagaagaagaagaggaagtttGGCAAATCTTTTATAATACATTGTGAAAATATGCATAGGTTATTAATAGGCTGAACTTTGGAATATTGGTTTAAAGTTTTTATATCCCAAAATatttattagaaaaataaacattttaaaaagactgCAAAGGAATTATAATAGGAACTTACACATATTGTTTATTGTCATTAATATAACGTGGAAGGAAGCCAGAGTAGCtggagagaacatgcaaacttcaagCAGGAACATTAAACTCATGCTGGGAATGAGTAGGTGTGCTGGTTGCCACAGTACCTCAAGGTGTGTACTATTGTACCGCCACCTACAGGACTGGACACGGAACAGCAGGACACGGCGTTTCAATCAGCGAGGTAGCAGTTGGAGCAGTTTTTGTCCCGACAAGCTTTTTTTCTGGAtggaagaaaactttttttgtctgactgtttcatgttttttttttttttttgttatttggcaTTTTAGCTACCACAATAACCAGCGTTGTGCATCAAAACACAGCTTAAAAGTGAACCTTCTAAAGGTAAGAATCTGAGTCACATGATTTGTTAGTTTTGTCAAAGGTTTACCGACAGGTGGTATTACTACATGCATGTTGATGTTTCAGTTAGTGGAGGCCGGAAACGTTTTCTTTCGCAGTTCTGAACATACAACTGTATGTTAGGAATCTGAAATGAGTATAACTGCTGTGCAACTTTAGAACAACAGGGCGATTCtagtatgtttgtttgttttctggggGAATCAGGGAAGCCCAGGCACATGCGCAGTATGATTAGTGGCAAGAGTGCTTTCCTGCAGTCACGAGGCGCCGCCATATCTCAAGTCAATGCCGCAAATTCACACCAGGGCCTTGTTTCAGTCGTTGAATTATTGGATATTCAGAGTAACTTCTCAGGTAAATGCATGCATACTCTGGCTTttccgtttcagaaagctcagaagcctttaCCCTGAGTCACATGAAAACACACTACTCTGCTCAGTAGCAGGGTTGTTTGGGCAAactctgatttttttcctaCTTCTAAACTGAGATCTGCAGAAGGACTTGTTGGAAAAGGCGTATCTGAATGCTGGAGCACAAATACGCTACAGAAATCTGTcgggagaggctgatcagaccacgattaaatgtgttattttggattaatatattttcaagcattacagtttttttcactGCTTTCAAAAATTTGTCTTAATATTCTCAGCCACTCATCGCTCTTCTAACACAACGACGGGACGCTCTCAGTTTCTGatcaatttctttgtgctgctctttgttatgtttttgtaattaaaacatCAACGGAGATTATTGAGAGTTGGAATAAAACGTATATTCAGCTTGCGTTTTTCGAATAAAACATCATCATGAAATTCAGATAAAAGGTGGGGAAGAGCTGCTGGGTGATGAAGtatctcctcctcccccccaccccGGGCGCTTTCCCCCTTCCCAGAGGCGGCGATTATCAATGTGTCCCTTAAGATAACTTAATTGTAAAAGATATTCCTGCCGTGTGAGGCAGGAAAAGAGCGATCGGGTCCGCTCGGTGGAACATCTGGACTACTCCGACttcaaatcggggatattcaacatgttggattgtcttgccccaaTATCTTAGCAAACTCCCTTACCTTTGACTagagtataaataaaaatgtgtaaatgcaCCTCTTTTTACTAACATTTCTTGGAGCGTTTCACATAAACCTACACATTGTGCACAACATGAAGGTTATAGCCAACCAGAAAAGCTGGTTGGCTAGCTAAGATTTGAGAACTAGGCTAGCTAACAAATAcacaattaatttttattttcttgaggTACTGTCTTTAAATTTTCATCTGCTTGACCATGGCTGGTAAAGAGTATTTGTGATCTTTTAAGTTGATCACTAAAGGCTAAAAAATGCAGGGTTAATCATGCCCTTAATCAACACAACCACTCATTAAACCATTTAAACCAAATTTATTAGAGAACTGAAAGTGCTTACTTCAACAGGTAAAGTCAGGGTTTACGCCAACAAAAAACGTTTGAATTCAGTTTTCTTCAGGTAGGACttttaaaccaaaacactttttgtaacAAGATGTGTGGTATTGCATAATTCTTACAGGAAATAAACATTTACAGTAACAGGATTTCTTTCAAAAACAACAGGTCGTTCAATTCTGCTAAATTCTCAAGATGAAATAAGAGCCACTTTTGGGCATCTACAAAGGAAAAATAACGACAAGGTTAcagaaacataattttaataGAGCTTAAATgtaatacagaaataaaaaatggtaTTAAACTATATGCACAGCTCAGAGTCGCTGGATAGTAAATGTTTTACAGTTACTTACTACTATGACATTTTCATCCAATTAAAAGCAACACaattaaaaagaaggaaaaaaaaacaccactgcAAGATAACGTGTTTTTATGGCATGGAAGAAAGTTTTAAAGCAAAGGCCAAGCCAATAAATTCATTCAGAGTATTATAAAATGCAACAGATGAATCCTCTAACTATTTTAATTCTCattgaatttctttatttagaAAGACCCAAGCCCTTACCATCCAACACTTACCTACAGCTCTCGCTAACCATTAACTGACTTTCTGTTTAGCAACCAAAGCACTACAAATATtcataaatataatttctgcAAACCTTTCCAAGATTCTGTCCAGGAAGTACTGAGCATTTGCACAATGAGTtacttccattttattttaatgattatgGTTTAAAGCCAAATACAAACTCTAGTttctcaaacatttttaaatgttgcattagACCAATAACATAAACATACTTAATACGGCGAATTTAGCCCACTAGAAAGTACGTCCCTTTCCTGTACAGTAAATGACTTATCAGTGGTTGGGGCCGTTTTGCATGAATTGCTGCATCATTGCAGCAATTCATGCAAAATTGGAGGTGATCAGGCTGTGGTTTTACTAAGATGCTTAGGAAGCCCAAGAGAGCTGCCTTAAATGGTAACTGAGCCCCAAATCTACTTTTTTCCCCGCTAACAAACAGTtaacattgttgttttatagTACTATGAACATAACCtggtgattattttgacaatttactgcatatttctttaaatcctgcttttgtgtctaaaatccTCAGTGTGGTGCCCTCTTAGGGTTAAACGGTGGgcttgcattgaattttgaatcagtattgctattggttcaaaagtttttctGATGTTATTTGGAGAAACTGACGTGTCAGCAGCTCTGCCGCTGTGGagtataaaagcagctccgtCCTGTGCCTCCGTAGAAAGTTGGAGTTTGAATGGGGAGTTTTGCTGTCTTTTTATCGATtttcaggttatagatttattagcttagcagtcagttaatttatttagcatttatttagtttttagtttttgtagcCCAGATCACACCCAGGTCTTATCTAATATACATTTTCTGAGAAATATCATTATGGGTTTCATTAGCTGTCAGCCATAAAAATCcacattaacagaaataaaccttaaaatatgttaaagtatgTAATCAATCTATtcaatgagtttcacttttttaaatactgtaaTTTGTAATTTACTACTTCCTCGTCTATTAAGAATGTAAACATGCTATAAAGTATTTGAAATtagtttaatattaaaatagTTTGAATTGAATCTTGTGGTTGCAAATACGTTCCATACATCCACGTTCCATAAACTTCATTTCCTAAAGCCATCTGTTTcccatacactgcaaaaatatctCCCAATGAACAACATAAGTGTAAAAATATTCTTCCTTTGGGGTTTCAAATTTGCATCCGCACCATGGAAACAACTGCAATACCAAACACTTGCACTTACAGCGTTGCTCTCACTACGTTCTTCCTCTGTTTTGTAATGTCAAACCTCTCAAGTCGTCTTTTTAACACAAAGGTAGACCCAGTTATAGAGAAAACCAACGGGACAGTTCTACCACCGGTTTTCTTCTGTATCTCAACAGGGCGAATTGATTCATTCTTCCATGCCATAAAACCTTAGGTCTCTTGCACAATGAGACTCACGAGTGACTCACCcgtgaacaaaaaataaaatctttcaaCTTTGGTAC
The Fundulus heteroclitus isolate FHET01 chromosome 9, MU-UCD_Fhet_4.1, whole genome shotgun sequence genome window above contains:
- the LOC105938302 gene encoding gamma-interferon-inducible lysosomal thiol reductase produces the protein MKVLCLLAVGFLIVTDHKGFGISHPKPACRYPPSQWCRSLQIAVECKVQKQCMELSAIKPNQTVPRVALTLYYESLCPDCRYFITQQLFPTWTMLQDILSLTLVPYGNAKEILSANGPFSCQHGEPECRGNMIEACIIHLTGTSLAFQVIYCMESATNVLNAAEPCLQLYAPSVSWAAVDECVTGRLGYELMHDYAVMTRALNPAHTHVPWVTFDGEHTEENEARAMSSLFNLVCELYKGVKPPACTGAMVKLSHRGCLTD